Proteins encoded within one genomic window of Pygocentrus nattereri isolate fPygNat1 chromosome 7, fPygNat1.pri, whole genome shotgun sequence:
- the gcsha gene encoding glycine cleavage system protein H (aminomethyl carrier), a, with the protein MAVCVLLRCASANLTHALPRLSPSNAVSPARLLARTCFKRNLTVAPRFCSALKYTDKHEWVRVEDGMGTVGISNFAQEALGDVVYCGLPEVGTKLSQSDEFGALESVKAASELYSPLTGEVTEVNHALSENPGLVNKSCYKDGWLIKMTISVPEELDALMDEAAYERYIRSIED; encoded by the exons ATGGCGGTGTGTGTTCTGTTGCGCTGTGCTTCTGCAAACTTAACTCATGCTCTTCCCCGACTTTCGCCTTCAAATGCTGTGTCTCCTGCTCGGCTGTTGGCGAGAACGTGTTTTAAAAGGAACCTGACAGTGGCTCCCCGCTTTTGTTCAG CATTGAAGTATACAGACAAGCATGAGTGGGTACGAGTGGAGGACGGCATGGGCACTGTTGGCATCAGTAACTTTGCTCAG GAGGCCTTAGGCGATGTGGTCTACTGTGGTTTGCCTGAAGTTGGCACAAAGCTCTCTCAGTCAG atGAGTTTGGTGCTCTGGAGAGTGTGAAGGCTGCTAGTGAACTATATTCCCCATTAACTGGCGAGGTGACAGAGGTCAACCATGCCCTTTCGGAGAATCCCGGACTGGTCAACAAGTCTTGCTACAAAGACG GCTGGctaataaaaatgactataTCTGTACCAGAAGAACTGGATGCCCTAATGGATGAAGCTGCTTACGAGAGATACATCAGATCTATAGAGGACTAG